The Natranaerobius trueperi genome window below encodes:
- a CDS encoding DUF4870 domain-containing protein, producing the protein MSLKSDDKIFAGLSHLAIFLDFIGTIATLMIYITKKDYSKFIEYHAKQALGYQVVILLISWAINLVFIGGAIGGFLGTGFIMGQGLLSIIPMVSLVGIRVVISLMIYGYAIFASLQAFQGEEFKYIVIGDFIDRL; encoded by the coding sequence TTGAGTTTAAAGAGTGATGATAAAATTTTTGCGGGATTATCTCATCTAGCTATCTTTTTAGACTTTATAGGAACTATAGCTACCTTAATGATTTATATAACCAAAAAAGATTATTCTAAATTTATAGAATACCATGCAAAGCAAGCTTTAGGATATCAGGTGGTAATTTTACTTATTAGTTGGGCTATTAACTTAGTTTTTATTGGAGGGGCTATCGGCGGATTTCTAGGGACTGGCTTCATTATGGGACAGGGTTTATTAAGTATTATTCCGATGGTTTCTCTTGTAGGTATTAGAGTAGTGATTTCTTTAATGATTTATGGTTATGCAATATTTGCGTCATTACAAGCATTTCAGGGAGAAGAGTTTAAATATATTGTAATTGGTGACTTTATTGATAGGTTATAA
- the proC gene encoding pyrroline-5-carboxylate reductase — MNLNNPNLKVGVIGVGNMGQSLIKGFIDSKTLPAENVVVFNRSKEKVINLQESHNVTEASSIEELVDQCNVIFLSIKPQDLSNLLENISNKDIDNKIFVSVVVGVSISFIEEKLDSTAKVIRLMPNTPCLIGHGVTAMAYNNRTDNQEIKLVSDLVKSTGEVIEVSEEQMDAVTGLSGSGPAYVFMLIQALTSGGVKQGLSHEQSKILAAQTVQGAAKMVLETDKHPEELKDMVSSPGGTTIQAVQYLEDNAIRGAFMKAVELSSHRAYEIKQGSQQGNDDSDNKQD; from the coding sequence ATGAACTTAAATAATCCTAATTTAAAAGTAGGGGTCATTGGTGTTGGCAATATGGGACAAAGTCTTATTAAAGGCTTTATAGACAGTAAAACTTTACCAGCTGAAAACGTAGTTGTGTTTAATAGATCTAAAGAAAAAGTTATCAATCTACAAGAAAGCCATAATGTTACAGAAGCTTCATCTATTGAAGAGCTAGTAGATCAATGTAACGTTATTTTTTTATCAATAAAACCACAAGACCTATCTAACTTATTAGAAAATATATCTAATAAAGATATTGATAATAAGATCTTTGTGAGTGTAGTAGTTGGTGTTAGTATTAGTTTTATTGAAGAAAAATTAGATTCTACTGCTAAAGTTATTAGATTGATGCCAAATACTCCATGTTTAATTGGACACGGAGTAACAGCTATGGCATACAATAATAGAACAGATAATCAAGAGATTAAATTAGTTAGTGATTTAGTTAAAAGTACTGGTGAGGTTATTGAAGTTTCTGAAGAGCAAATGGATGCAGTGACAGGCTTGTCAGGAAGTGGACCGGCGTATGTGTTTATGCTAATACAAGCTCTAACTAGTGGTGGTGTAAAACAAGGACTCTCCCATGAACAAAGTAAGATTTTAGCTGCCCAAACTGTTCAAGGTGCTGCTAAGATGGTTTTAGAGACAGACAAACATCCAGAAGAATTAAAAGATATGGTCTCTTCTCCAGGTGGAACAACAATTCAAGCAGTTCAATATTTAGAAGATAATGCTATTCGTGGAGCTTTCATGAAAGCTGTTGAACTTAGTAGTCACCGAGCTTATGAAATTAAACAGGGATCACAACAAGGGAATGATGATAGTGATAACAAACAAGATTGA